A stretch of the Bacillus sp. B-jedd genome encodes the following:
- a CDS encoding YitT family protein, translated as MKRRRKASLAGTRTEKVLEYIYILAGSAIVALSFNLFLLPNKIASGGVSGISTILDTVFGWEPAFVQWSLNIPLFIAGVVLLGRQFGVKTLVGTVFLPFVVLASADFEPWTKDPLLGALFGGIGVGLGLGIVFRGRASTGGTDLAAQILNKYTGMTLGRCVALIDGLIVLSAAIVFDIERGLYALIGLYVTSKTIDLVQVGFGRSKMAMIITNQQEEVREGILRKIDRGVTRLSAYGGFTDSEKPVLMCVVDQTEFTKLKQLVKTIDPSAFVIVMDAAEVLGEGFKRE; from the coding sequence TTGAAAAGACGCAGAAAGGCCTCGCTGGCGGGGACGCGGACCGAAAAGGTGCTGGAGTATATTTATATCCTGGCTGGTTCAGCGATTGTGGCGCTGTCGTTTAATTTATTTTTGCTCCCGAATAAGATTGCTTCGGGTGGAGTGAGCGGGATTTCAACGATTCTGGATACGGTTTTCGGCTGGGAGCCGGCGTTTGTGCAGTGGTCGCTGAATATTCCTTTGTTTATTGCCGGGGTTGTTTTGCTGGGGCGGCAGTTTGGCGTAAAAACTCTTGTCGGAACAGTGTTTTTGCCATTTGTCGTATTGGCCTCTGCTGACTTTGAGCCGTGGACGAAGGATCCACTGCTTGGTGCGCTGTTTGGAGGGATCGGTGTTGGACTCGGCCTCGGTATTGTATTCCGGGGGAGGGCGTCGACAGGCGGCACGGACTTGGCGGCGCAGATATTGAACAAGTATACCGGGATGACGCTGGGACGCTGTGTCGCATTGATTGATGGGCTGATTGTCCTTTCTGCTGCGATTGTTTTCGATATCGAGCGTGGTCTTTATGCGTTGATCGGCCTATATGTGACGAGTAAAACGATTGACCTCGTCCAAGTCGGGTTTGGGCGCTCGAAGATGGCAATGATCATTACCAATCAGCAGGAGGAAGTAAGGGAAGGCATTTTGAGGAAGATCGACAGAGGTGTGACACGCCTATCGGCTTACGGCGGATTTACTGACTCCGAGAAGCCTGTCCTCATGTGCGTCGTTGATCAGACGGAGTTCACAAAGTTGAAACAATTAGTGAAAACCATTGATCCATCAGCATTTGTCATTGTCATGGATGCGGCAGAGGTATTAGGTGAGGGTTTCAAAAGGGAATAA
- the prfB gene encoding peptide chain release factor 2 (programmed frameshift) — protein sequence MEISDIRHELEKTAKRLAGFRGSLDLEEKEARIAQLDNEMLHPDFWNDQDAAQGVINEANALKDQVHAFFEMNEAYEDLEVTFELLKEEPDADFQAELEEQLANLTARLDEYELEMLLSEPYDKNNAILELHPGAGGTESQDWGSMLLRMYTRWAEKRGFKVETLDYLPGDEAGIKSVTLGIKGHNAYGYLKAEKGVHRLVRISPFDSSGRRHTSFVSCEVMPEFNNEIEIDIRTEDLKIDTYRASGAGGQHINTTDSAVRITHTPTGVVVTCQTERSQIKNRERAMNMLKAKLYQREIEEKEKRLAEIRGEQKEIGWGSQIRSYVFHPYSMVKDHRTGTESGNVQAVMDGELDPFIDAYLRSKLS from the exons ATGGAAATTTCAGATATTAGGCATGAGTTGGAGAAAACAGCTAAGCGATTAGCGGGCTTTAGGGGGTCTCTT GACTTAGAGGAAAAGGAGGCCAGGATTGCGCAGCTGGATAATGAGATGCTGCATCCGGATTTTTGGAATGACCAGGATGCGGCGCAGGGCGTGATTAATGAGGCGAATGCGCTGAAGGATCAGGTGCATGCGTTTTTTGAGATGAATGAGGCGTATGAGGATTTGGAAGTGACGTTCGAGTTGCTGAAGGAGGAGCCGGATGCGGATTTCCAGGCGGAGCTTGAGGAGCAGCTTGCCAATCTGACGGCGCGTCTTGATGAGTATGAGCTGGAGATGCTGTTGAGCGAGCCGTATGATAAGAATAATGCGATTTTGGAACTTCATCCGGGCGCGGGCGGCACGGAGTCCCAGGATTGGGGTTCGATGCTCTTGCGGATGTATACGCGCTGGGCGGAGAAGCGGGGCTTCAAGGTGGAGACGCTTGATTATCTGCCGGGCGATGAGGCGGGAATCAAGAGTGTGACGCTCGGGATTAAAGGCCATAATGCGTACGGGTATTTGAAGGCGGAGAAGGGCGTGCACCGACTTGTGCGGATTTCGCCGTTCGATTCGTCGGGGCGCCGCCATACGTCGTTCGTTTCGTGCGAGGTAATGCCGGAGTTCAATAATGAGATTGAGATTGACATTCGGACTGAGGACTTGAAGATTGATACGTATCGTGCAAGCGGCGCGGGTGGCCAGCATATCAATACGACGGATTCGGCTGTCAGGATCACGCATACTCCGACTGGGGTTGTGGTGACGTGCCAGACGGAGCGGTCGCAGATCAAGAACCGCGAGCGGGCGATGAATATGCTGAAGGCAAAGCTTTACCAGCGCGAGATTGAGGAGAAGGAAAAGCGGCTGGCGGAGATTCGCGGCGAGCAGAAGGAAATCGGCTGGGGCAGCCAGATCCGGTCGTATGTGTTCCATCCGTATTCAATGGTGAAGGATCACCGGACGGGTACGGAGTCAGGGAATGTGCAGGCTGTGATGGACGGGGAATTGGATCCGTTCATTGATGCGTATTTACGGTCGAAGCTGTCGTAA